The proteins below come from a single Polymorphobacter fuscus genomic window:
- a CDS encoding TonB-dependent receptor domain-containing protein, which translates to MRQFNARTVLMASSMLFSGVAIVPAAAQTPVAPTSAEAAADGDAIVVTGSRIRSANVESVSPVTQVTSEDFAIRGVVRTEDLLNQLPQVFAAQGANNSNEATGTAQVDLRGLSPSRTLVLVNGKRLPYGSPKNIPSDVNQVPTALISSVEVLTGGASAVYGSDAIAGVVNFKLIEDFEGFKMSANVSAFQHNNNNQPLRELVDGFNTRVPGQYPLADDSVWNGFAQDYSVVMGTNFAEGRGNVTAFASYRKVNPILQKDYDYSACALGATGTGGDQFTCSGSANNAPANLTNSGRLNGVPTSFRVSNGQFVPGSSTYNFAPANYYQRPDERYMLGALAHYEINEHLIPYLELNFMDDRSIAQIAPGNNNGGITVNSSGISGINCDNPFLSAQQANFLCTAAGLSTGSVYDSAGNYVAPQGVANGVLVARRNVEGGNRQDDIRHTTYRIVGGVKGDLFGPFRYDLYGQYANVGYRSRFTGDSNRPRTANAFYAVRDQRPGSATFGQPVCKINADANPDNNDASCAPLDYFGPQASQASADYIAEFKTITGDTSLTNIVLSIDGNLGEYGIQSPWAESGIGIAFGAEYRKNTVDYQPDEVYQNAASPEIPISGATVAKEAFVELNVPIVESRPFFEMLSVEGAFRYSDYDTGFTSNAWKIGGTWAPIRDIRFRGSFQRAVRAPNVIELFSGQSLFEVELTENADGSFDPCAGARPFATAAQCANTGVTAAQYGFIVDNPAGQFNSLIGGNPDLQPETADTFSFGTVLRPSFAPALTVSVDYFNINVKGLVGSVNPNLSLSNCITNGDPFFCDLVQRNPTTGSLFQGEAGYFKRFNVNTGSLRTSGIDLNIDYRLDLEEAFSSSLGSVGFNLVGTYLGSYKTTPLPGSPASDIYECKGLYAGLCGRPRPEWRHKLLTTWNTPWNLAASVSWRHVSSVKVAQTSSQPVLTGSFAGVNRELGSRNYFDLSVAYEIRKDFNLRVGINNIFDKEPPLTTTAAIEDGGNGNTYPQFYDATGRYLFASVSVGF; encoded by the coding sequence ATGCGCCAATTCAACGCCAGAACTGTCCTGATGGCATCGAGCATGCTGTTCAGCGGTGTCGCCATCGTGCCAGCCGCGGCCCAGACGCCGGTGGCACCGACGTCTGCCGAAGCCGCCGCCGATGGCGATGCCATCGTCGTCACCGGGTCGCGCATCCGCTCCGCCAATGTCGAGAGCGTCAGCCCGGTGACCCAGGTGACCAGCGAGGACTTCGCCATCCGCGGTGTCGTGCGCACCGAGGATCTGCTCAACCAACTGCCGCAGGTGTTCGCGGCGCAGGGTGCCAACAACTCCAATGAAGCGACCGGCACGGCGCAGGTTGATCTGCGCGGGCTCAGCCCGTCGCGCACGCTCGTCCTCGTCAACGGCAAGCGCCTGCCTTACGGATCGCCCAAGAACATCCCGTCCGACGTCAACCAGGTCCCGACCGCGCTGATCTCGTCGGTCGAAGTGCTGACCGGCGGCGCGTCGGCAGTCTATGGGTCGGACGCGATCGCCGGCGTCGTCAACTTCAAGCTGATCGAGGATTTCGAAGGCTTCAAGATGTCGGCCAACGTCTCGGCCTTCCAGCACAACAACAACAACCAGCCGCTGCGCGAGTTGGTCGACGGCTTCAACACGCGCGTTCCCGGCCAGTATCCACTTGCCGACGACAGTGTCTGGAACGGCTTCGCCCAGGATTATTCGGTGGTGATGGGCACCAACTTTGCCGAAGGTCGCGGCAACGTCACCGCCTTTGCGTCGTATCGCAAGGTCAATCCGATCCTGCAGAAGGACTATGATTACAGCGCCTGCGCGCTGGGCGCGACCGGCACCGGCGGCGACCAGTTCACCTGCAGCGGCTCCGCCAACAATGCACCGGCCAATCTGACCAATTCCGGCCGACTGAACGGCGTGCCCACGTCATTCCGCGTGTCGAACGGCCAGTTCGTGCCCGGATCATCGACGTACAACTTCGCGCCGGCCAACTATTACCAGCGGCCCGACGAACGCTACATGCTCGGCGCGCTGGCGCATTACGAGATCAACGAGCACCTGATCCCATATCTGGAGCTCAACTTCATGGACGATCGTTCGATCGCCCAGATCGCGCCGGGCAACAACAACGGCGGCATCACGGTCAATTCCAGCGGCATCAGCGGCATCAATTGCGACAATCCGTTCCTCAGCGCACAGCAGGCGAACTTCCTGTGCACGGCCGCCGGCCTGTCGACCGGCAGCGTCTATGACAGTGCCGGCAATTATGTCGCCCCGCAGGGTGTCGCCAACGGCGTGCTGGTGGCGCGCCGCAATGTCGAGGGCGGCAACCGCCAGGACGATATCCGCCACACCACCTACCGCATTGTCGGCGGCGTGAAGGGCGATCTGTTCGGGCCCTTCCGCTACGACCTGTACGGGCAATATGCCAATGTCGGCTATCGCAGCCGCTTCACCGGCGATTCGAACCGGCCGCGCACCGCCAACGCCTTCTACGCCGTGCGTGACCAGCGCCCGGGCTCGGCCACGTTCGGCCAGCCGGTCTGCAAGATCAACGCCGACGCGAACCCCGACAACAATGACGCCAGCTGCGCGCCGCTCGATTATTTCGGGCCGCAGGCGAGCCAGGCGTCGGCCGATTATATCGCCGAGTTCAAGACCATCACCGGCGACACCAGCCTGACCAACATCGTGCTGTCGATCGATGGCAATCTGGGCGAATATGGTATCCAGTCGCCCTGGGCGGAAAGCGGCATCGGCATCGCCTTCGGCGCGGAATATCGCAAGAATACCGTCGATTATCAGCCGGACGAAGTTTACCAGAATGCGGCGTCGCCCGAAATTCCGATCAGCGGCGCGACGGTTGCCAAGGAAGCCTTTGTCGAATTGAACGTCCCGATCGTCGAAAGCCGGCCGTTTTTTGAAATGCTGTCGGTCGAAGGCGCCTTCCGCTATTCGGACTATGATACCGGCTTCACGTCGAACGCCTGGAAGATCGGCGGCACCTGGGCGCCGATCCGCGACATCCGCTTCCGCGGCAGCTTCCAGCGCGCCGTTCGTGCACCCAATGTCATCGAGCTGTTCTCGGGCCAGTCGCTGTTCGAAGTCGAGCTGACCGAAAATGCCGATGGCTCGTTCGATCCCTGCGCCGGTGCCCGGCCGTTCGCGACGGCCGCGCAGTGCGCCAACACCGGTGTGACGGCCGCGCAATATGGCTTCATCGTCGACAATCCGGCCGGGCAGTTCAACTCGCTGATCGGCGGCAACCCCGATCTGCAGCCCGAAACCGCCGACACCTTCTCGTTCGGCACGGTCCTTCGCCCGTCGTTCGCGCCGGCGCTGACGGTGTCGGTCGATTACTTCAACATCAACGTCAAGGGCCTGGTCGGCAGCGTCAATCCCAACCTGTCGCTCAGCAACTGCATCACCAACGGCGATCCGTTCTTCTGCGACCTCGTTCAGCGCAACCCGACCACCGGGTCGCTGTTCCAGGGTGAAGCCGGCTATTTCAAGCGCTTCAACGTCAACACCGGGTCGCTGCGCACCAGCGGCATCGATCTCAACATCGACTATCGCCTCGATCTCGAGGAAGCCTTCAGCAGCTCGCTCGGGTCGGTCGGCTTCAACCTCGTCGGCACCTATCTCGGCAGCTACAAGACGACGCCGCTACCGGGCTCCCCGGCATCGGACATCTACGAGTGCAAGGGCCTCTATGCCGGGCTGTGCGGACGCCCGCGGCCGGAATGGCGGCACAAGCTGCTGACCACCTGGAACACGCCGTGGAACCTGGCGGCATCGGTGTCTTGGCGCCATGTCTCGTCGGTCAAGGTCGCCCAGACCAGCAGCCAGCCGGTGCTGACGGGCAGCTTTGCCGGGGTCAACCGCGAGCTCGGATCGCGCAACTACTTCGACCTTTCGGTCGCCTATGAGATCCGCAAGGACTTCAACCTGCGCGTTGGCATCAACAACATCTTCGACAAGGAACCGCCGCTGACGACGACGGCGGCGATCGAGGACGGCGGCAACGGCAACACCTATCCGCAGTTCTATGACGCGACCGGGCGCTATCTGTTCGCCAGCGTCAGCGTCGGCTTCTGA
- a CDS encoding M24 family metallopeptidase codes for MLHRLSLIVPLLIASASAPAQTVYVRDQGAPDQGEASMQPALPAILPLRARADVQDAWLKDRLDTLVPKLMRENGIDMWVLVAREYLEDPVVSTMLNATNLRARRRTILMFFDPGNGRPVERLVISKHGMGDVFPGAWDMEKQPDQWKRLAELVAERNPKKIALNVSSLSAFADGLTHSQHADLVGALAPQYRDRIVPGYPLAIGWLETRTPAEMARYGEIVRIAHAIIGDGFSGKVVKPGVTTNQDLVWWYRQRVSDLGLGSWFHPSVEVTRQGTPGVLREGASVIEKGDMLRVDFGIVYLGLNTDTQHVAYVLKDGESDAPAGLKAGLAASNRVQDAVTSAFRTGDTGNAILARARAAAIAQGLQPTIYSHPIGFHGHAAGSAIGMSEEQTFVPHGEHRLRPNIAWSIELKATKAVPEWGGQMVDFKSEEDAFFDGKTVRYIDGRQTKFHLIKADQ; via the coding sequence GTGCTGCATCGCCTGTCGCTCATCGTGCCGCTGCTGATCGCCAGCGCGTCCGCGCCAGCACAGACGGTCTATGTACGGGACCAGGGGGCACCGGACCAGGGCGAAGCATCGATGCAACCCGCGCTGCCTGCCATCCTGCCGCTGCGCGCCCGTGCCGATGTGCAGGATGCCTGGCTGAAGGACCGGCTCGATACGCTGGTCCCCAAGCTGATGCGCGAGAACGGCATCGACATGTGGGTGCTGGTGGCGCGCGAGTATCTGGAAGACCCCGTCGTTTCGACGATGCTCAACGCCACCAATTTGCGGGCGCGGCGGCGGACGATCCTGATGTTTTTTGATCCGGGCAACGGCCGCCCGGTCGAGCGGCTGGTGATCAGCAAGCACGGCATGGGCGATGTCTTTCCCGGCGCCTGGGACATGGAAAAACAGCCCGACCAGTGGAAGCGCCTCGCCGAGCTGGTTGCCGAGCGCAATCCGAAAAAGATCGCGCTCAACGTGTCGTCACTGAGCGCCTTTGCCGACGGCCTGACGCACAGCCAGCACGCGGATCTGGTGGGGGCACTGGCGCCGCAATATCGCGACCGGATCGTGCCGGGCTATCCGCTCGCGATCGGTTGGCTGGAAACCCGGACGCCGGCGGAAATGGCACGCTATGGCGAGATCGTCCGCATCGCCCATGCGATTATCGGCGATGGCTTTTCGGGCAAGGTCGTCAAACCCGGCGTCACCACCAACCAGGACCTTGTGTGGTGGTATCGGCAGCGCGTGTCCGACCTTGGCCTTGGATCATGGTTCCACCCATCGGTGGAAGTGACGCGCCAGGGCACCCCCGGCGTGTTGCGCGAAGGGGCTTCGGTGATCGAAAAGGGCGACATGCTGCGCGTCGATTTCGGCATCGTCTATTTGGGACTCAATACCGATACCCAGCATGTCGCCTATGTGCTGAAGGACGGGGAAAGCGATGCCCCGGCCGGGTTGAAGGCGGGCCTTGCCGCAAGCAATCGCGTCCAGGATGCGGTGACGTCGGCGTTCCGCACCGGGGATACCGGCAACGCCATCCTTGCCCGCGCGCGGGCCGCGGCCATCGCGCAAGGGCTGCAACCGACGATCTATTCGCACCCGATCGGCTTTCACGGCCATGCCGCAGGCAGCGCGATCGGCATGTCGGAGGAGCAGACATTCGTGCCGCACGGCGAACACCGCCTGCGCCCGAACATCGCCTGGTCGATCGAGCTGAAGGCGACCAAGGCGGTGCCGGAATGGGGCGGCCAGATGGTGGATTTCAAATCCGAGGAAGATGCGTTCTTCGACGGCAAGACCGTGCGCTACATCGACGGCCGGCAGACGAAATTCCACCTCATCAAGGCCGATCAGTAG